In Salvia miltiorrhiza cultivar Shanhuang (shh) chromosome 4, IMPLAD_Smil_shh, whole genome shotgun sequence, the DNA window GAGGAAAGTGTTTTTCAAGCAGGCACAATGTGGTTGTGATATCTCCTTGAATGTCTTCCAACTTTGAAACGTCAACAACTTTGTTACATAAGACATTGAAAAAGAAACACAATCTAGTAATGTCATACCGCACTTGCTTTGTCAACACACCGCGTATGGCTACCGGAAGCAATTGTTGCATTAAAGTATGACAATCATGTGACTTAAGACCAACAAGCTTCGAGTCATCAGCGGACAAAAGACTTGCTACATTTGATGAATAACCTGTTGGCACTTTCACTCCTCCAAAAAATGCACAGACTTGTCGTTTCTCTGCCTTGCTTAGAGTATAAAAAGCAGGTGGCAAATATGTTCTTTTTTCCCCTATCATTGGTGCCAACTCATTTCTCAATCCCATATCTGCAAGATCTAATCTTGCTTTCACTCCATCCTTTGTTTTTCCTGGAATGTTAAGTAATGTCCCAAACAAACTTTCACATACATTCTTCTCAATATGCATCACATCAAGACAATGTCGAATGTGCAAATGCTTCCAATACTCCAACTCAAAGAATATAGATTTCTTCTTCCAAGCACTCTTATCGTCAGCTCCTTTTGATTGAGATTTCTTACTCTTTTTACCCCACACGCAATTGATATTCTCCACCCTTTCAAAGACTTCAGAGCCACTCAATATATTGGGAGTAGGTCCTAACTCATTCTTCCCATTAAATGTTTTCTTCTGTCTTCGATAAGGATGATGGTCTGGTAAGAATCTCCGATGTCCTGTATATGACATTTTTCTGCTGTGCTTTAAATTTTTGGCATAAGTTTGGTCAGCACAAACAGGACATGCAAAATACCCTTTAACTTTGCTCCCTGATAAATTGCCATATGCAGGAAAATCATTGATTGTCCAAAGTAAGACAGCTCGGAGCATGAAATTTTCTTTGTGATATGCATCATATATCTCAGCACCTACTTCCCACAATTGTTTCAAATCATCAATCAATGGCGCCAGATAAACATCAATATCATTTCCTGGTTGGTGTGGACCAGAAACCAACAAAGTGAGCATCATATGTTTTCTTTTCATACATAACCATGGAGGAAGGTTGTATGTTATAAGAATAATTGGCCAACAACTATACTTAGATGACATGACACTATGAGGATTAATACCATCTGCCGAAAGTGCCAATCTAAGATTTCTTGGTTCGTTGCCAAAATTCGGCCATTGTTCATCCACAAGTTTCCAAGCTGGTGAATCTGCAGGATGACGTAGATGGCCATCACGAACTCGTTTATCTGCATGCCATCTTAAATTGCTAGACATCTCTTTGTTGCCAAACATTCGTTGGAATCTCGGTATTGGTGGAAAGTACCATAACACTTTTGCTGGAACCCCTTCATTAATCTTGTCATTTTTAAGCACCTTCCACCTTGATTTTCCACATGTAGGGCAATTCACCAAATTTGCATATTCATTTCGATACAAAATACAATCTTCAGGGCAAGCATGAATCTTTTCATATTTCATCCCTAACGTGGATAAGCTTTTTTTTGCCTCATACAGAGATGAAGGCAATACATTATCCTTCGGAAGCATTTCTCCTATCAACATAAGTAGGTCCGTAAATGAAGTATCGCTCCATCCGTATTTTGCCTTCAAATTGTACAACTTAACTGTTGCAGATAACTTCGTGAAACCATCACATCCAAAATATAATGGCATTTCAGCTTCCTCGAGCAGTCTATGAAAATGAGTTGGATTGTCAACATATGCATCATGCACCATGTCTACTGGCTCATCCGAATAAAAATCATGACCCACActgctctcttcttcttctttattgcTTGTGTTAGGTCTACTTCTCTCCCCATGATAAATCCAACTAACGTATGTTAAATCCATGCCATTATATGTGAGATGTGCTCTTATGGTTTTGACATCCTTCTCGCGTAGATTGCCACACTTGACACAAGGACAAGGCATAACATTGGGATTTTTCCCATTTTTAACGGCAAACTGCAAGAAAGACTCCACTCCTACTTCGTACTCGTTTGATAATCTATTTTTGGACATCCAACCTTTATCCATTTTGATTACCTTAAGAGTgggcattaaaaaaaatatatgtcatTTTACTTAACCTATAAATTTCACAAATATTTATGATTACTTGTGCCTATTTCTTACACAAACACATAAACACACATAGCACATAATCGGCTCCAAGCCATCACCACAGCAACAAATGGAATGGAACGAGCCATTCCCCAACCTATTCTCCATATCAACTACCTAGATACATGCTTATCTACAGTGTTTACATAACCATGGTGCAAAAATAACCTAGATACATGCTTATCTAACCATGGTTGCCATTTGAACCATGGTGAAAACATAAAAACAAGATATAGCGAACTCACCGTTGAAGCTTATCCCTTTCTTGTCGATTCTCTTCCAAATGGATGAATAAACACTTTCTGAAATTCCTCCCACAATTTAACAAAACACTAACACCTATTTAAGAAAGTATAGATTAATTGTCTATCaatttaaatacaaatcaaTATCTTTAATCAAATAAATGTATCCAACAATACATTGCAAAAGTATTTTCACATGTGTAAATTGTTTCTTGATAATCCACTAAATAAAAGAGACTTAGATCTATTCAGTAAAGTCTAACCATATACTACTCGAAAGATGTTTGACAAAAAAGCATGCATAATCTCAGTCTAAGCATCGATGATTAATAGTTAAATATGTTCTCCTCTCGTAATAATGAAAAATGATGACAACATAAGAAACCTTTATACTAACAGTATTTATCAAGGACAGGTTCACTAGCTTCattgatttgaaattaatgGATGACATGCATGGTATTATATAAAGGACTGAACAATCAAATGGTgcatgaaagaaaaaaaaagtacttaATAATAAGAATAGACTAATTAAAGAAGAATCTTTTgaaatattcttttttattgtaTAAAGGAGCAGATAGCTGGAAATGAAACTaaaattttgtgttattttaaaATCAAGTTGCGAGCATTGgtgcttttttattttcttttttccactctctctctctctctctcaacataAGATATTACAAATTCCTGGTACCTATAAAACCGCATTTGCTAATCCCTATATAATTAGGTAAACACACAGGGCATCTGAAAATCACATGAAATTcagagattaaaaaaatagtcaAAATACCAATTTAATCCACAGTCAGTTCTGTTCAAATAAAAACTCATGGATTAACAGAGAAAGGCAAACcaaacaagaaaacaaagcATTTTAACAGAAACATAAGATGTTCTGAACAAGAGGGAAATAATCTCTTGTTAGAAAACAATCTGCATTTTGAGAAGGATATAAACAGTCCAACTCAAAACCGTCTACTATTTCAAAAGAagtttcattttctattttaataatatgtggGGTGTGAGTCATGTGGGAACAGAAAaatgcaacgcagattaaaatAGAGAATCTCATGAACATTAAAAAAGGATTGGGGAAAGCACAAACCTACAAAAATCTTGGTTGCCAGTGATACTTGCATATGCACCATaagtaaaaaaacaaaagatacTTTATGTTACTCCACAGAACTATACTATAAACCAGTCATTCCCATAATCTGAATATAGACAATGAAGTGTACGTTTAAGTAGCATAGTGGCCTATAGTAGGTTTAAGGAAGATACTTTTTTCTATTGCAGCAAAACAAGTCTGACCTTGCGTGATAAAGATACTTGAGCACACTTGCTATAAACTTTTTACTACAAGAACTTGTAGTATGTTCACAAGATTAGTTATCTGTAGTATTTTAGAGTTAGCATTTATGGGGGAAGAGATTCTCGAGATAGTGGTGTTCTAATTTGGACATCAAATTCCACGCCCTCTCACACCAAAAATCTCAAAAATCAGCAAGAGACCTAAACGTTAAATCCAACTAAATCAGGTTAAGTAATTCACCATTAACCAATATTCAGCAAATTCAGCAACAAAGAATGCAAGAACAAATGAGCAAGTAATTCACCATTAACCAATATCCATTGCTCACACCTTCATTACAGCACTCCTTCTCCTTGTGCTGCACTGTCACATTCCTCACGGCAGCAGCACAATATCGCGGCAAGAGCCTCCCGATGGTGGCTCTTCACGGCGGCGGCAAGGGCTTCGCCTAATCCATTCGCCGAGGCGGAGGTGGGCGGCGAAATCGATCGACGAGGGGGGTGAGGCGTCAGGTGGTGCGGTGGGCGAAGCGCCGGTGGGTGCGACAGTGGCTGGTGCGACGGACGGTGGCTGGAATAGTGACGGACGGCGGAGACTTTGCTTGAAATTTCAAACTCACGAAATTTGGGAGAGCGGCGGCGCGAGAGAGTGCAGGGAAACGCCTAAACctaatttgaaatttaagacTCACGACAAGCCCATTGCACGTCGTCTATTGTATTAAAGACGACGCGCGCCTTCCCACGTCGTGTATTAGCACCTCACCATGAACATAGACGACATGCTGCTCATTTGCGTAGTCTATGACCTGCGTTAATAGACGACAAACCTCAATTGCGTTGTCTATTATATGAATAGACGACAAGGCGGATGCACGTCGTCTATGACCGCATATTATAGACGACGTGCCCTATTTTTTTGTCGTCTATTCATATAATAGACAACATGTTTTGTGGTATGTCGTGTAAAAGCTCGGTCATAGACAACATACAAGAGAAAACGTGTTGTCTATTGACATATAGACGACATTTTTTATTGCGTGTCGTTTATAATGCGTCATCTATTACCAGAATTCTTGTAGTgtatcattggagaaccatcagacggtgtgaagactcgaagatcaatgtgcaacctcagctacgacatcaaccagaactgcatcaatgaagatgaacatttcagttgtttcttgtCAGACACTGAGCCCAAAGACATTGAAGAAGcactgaagtccactcaatgggttaTCGCAATGCAaaaagaactcaatgaattcaacaggAATTTAATATAGGAACTAGTGGATCGCCCagatgatgcaaaggtgattggattgaaatagattttcaagaacaagaaggaCACgtggtgagaaacaaagcaaagCTAGTGGccaaaggatacagtcaagaagatgGAATCGACTACAATGAAACCTTTTCCCCTGTTGCAAgactggaagcagtcagactcttcttagcctttgccgctcacaaaggattcaaagtacaccaaatggatgtgaagtgtgcatttctcaatagAGTGTTCActgatgaagtctatgtagaacaaccttcAGTGTTTGAAGTTGTTGGACCAAAAAAGGTGTATAAGTTGAAGAAAGCGCtttatggattgaagcaagctctAAGaacgtggtatgatactctctctgagtatctggttgaacaaggattcaagaagGGATCAGTTGACAGAACCCTGTTCACACTCAAAGAAGGAGAATAACTtctacttgttcaaatctatgtcgatgacatcatcttcggatccaaattcGAAAggatgtgcaagaagtttgctgacattatGACGAACAAATTTTAGATGTCAATGataggagaaatgaatttctttctaggaCTACAAGtgaagcagaccaaagaaggaatactgatcaaccAGTCAAAGTATGCCAAAGAATTGATCAACAAGTTCGGCATTCAACatatgaaatcagtcaagattccgATGAACACCAACTGGAAGGTGAATCCAGGATCTGAAgggaaatctgtatcttcaaccaaatatagagaaatcattggatcactactatatttgactgctagcagaccagaCATTGCATTTGCAGTCGAAGCTTGTGCGAGATATCAATCAAATCCCAAGGAAGCTCACTTGGACGCTGCAATGCGTattctaagatatctcaaaggcacacccaacatAGGACTGTGGTATCCAGTtgacgatgacttcaagctTGCCAGATACTTAGATTCAAATTTTGTAGAATGCAAAATTGATCGAAAATCAACTTCAGGAACTGAGGAACTTGTCagttcctaggcaacaagctcatttcatggttttcaaagaagcaaaCTTCAGTCGCCACTTCTACAattgaagctgaatatgttgctgcgggaagttgttgttcacaactcctatggctaGTCCAACAACTAAAGGACTACAGGATCGACGAAAaagaagttcctatctattgcgacagcttcagtgctattgcaatctctcagaatccagttcaccacACAAGAGTCAAACATATCGCAATCcgtcatcacttcattcgtgaccatgtggaaaagaagaacgtctctgttgaatggattccgtcCGCaattcagagagcagacttgctgaccaaagctcttccagaagataggttcaacgatctttgtggaaGGACCGACCTCATCAACCCCGAAGAATGACGCTGCTCTTGAAGATTTCTAACTGCAGTCATGACAACTGTtgttcagtcaacaggtgttcCTCAACTGATGACGTGGCAACCAAAGAAGATAAGCCTTCGTTTGAGGGGGAACCTCTTCAGAAAAGTCAACAAACGtcgtggtatcgactgactacaatgatcagtcgaccaGTAAGTATCTTTAACTTACATTGACTTTTTATATATCAGTTAAATTCAATTATGAGTTTataaaatctttctctaactaaTCAGTTGCTTTTAAAACGCTTTAACTGGttgttggaaataaaaatgaaatatccgagaaggacaagtaccTTTatgtttaaaaatattttaacttgTCTTGATCCTTTATTTTGATCAAATCCAACTATTGTGCCTCTGCaattaaaatcttgaaaatctctttgaTTTGACAaattacaattatttttattactttttctttctttttgaagcttccgtcctctgcagtgacggcggatgtgaaaattttcttcaaaatgcTTTTAGGCACGAAAATCGAATAACTTTTCATCTTTCTTACTTAGTATTTTAAATACTTCACACTTGCAACTTTTCTTCATCACAACTAACAACTTTTCACATAAATTTCTGTGAGAACACTTTCCAAAAGTTGCAGAAAACTTTCGTTCCGACAATAGAGAGATCAATGACAAAacagtcatggagtgggagaatgatgcTCGCACAACTGGTCTACacaggacccttccactggacaTCGACATTTCTTCGACGTGAAGCTTGTTTCTACcctcacttatatccagcgacAAGAGTGCCTTCCATCCTAATGCcaggcgccaagaagcttctacGCTTCAGGAGGTTATCAAGCTTATCTCACATATCTTACtcacctccatggcatgcaacaacaacAAGCTCTCTCTCGTTGACTGTCGGCATCCCCAGCCACACATGGTCTTCTCAGCTAAGACCTCGTGCCGGcaaatcgacagtgctagtcctcacgactgtcactgattcgattttcgcCTCTCACACCCATCTCACgtactctccctctttctccaaGCTAGTCATCTCTCTCTCCATCTTAAGCCCCTCATCCTCCCTTTAAGGTCCGTATGCATAGCCGCCTTACATGAATATCTCCAAAGAGCTGTGCATACCTACCTTTTCCCCACCCCCCTTCGTCATCTCCAAGCCTCTTCCTCTTCTCCATCTCCATCATCATCTCCCTtcccactggcgtcttcctcttctgcatctctgtaCTCACACTCCTCTCGAATCTTCTCAAGAGCTTCTAAGACTCGGAGTTGGGTATCctctgatcatagcttccatcattagctctctctttttgatgttgccaaaaagggggaaagtaaaagtcagagaaaaactTTCTCAAAGTTGGTTCTcatcttctcgaaagactgaagttggtaaagcaaaaggatcaccaaaAGTTTAAGGATGACGAACCAGTAAGACCTCGAGTCAATGGAAAATAAGTGTAGAagaaacaagcttaggaacatgaagatgaagatgaagacgaAGATCAAAGACGAAGTTCAAGGTGCAAACAGgtagactgctggagtccatagGTTTCCATGTgtttttatgctttttactCCTTTGTATGTTCTGCTCTGTAcctcaactgatttctcatcagttatcattaaagaaatgaaatgaacttctttcgatctcaacctgaagacaatatctttttgtccaggctctgattatttaCTTTAGTTATGTCTTCGTTTTGATctttttgaactgttgtgtttttCCTTCGAATGCAAGTTAATAGGTTATCTTGTTAAGGAGGAATAATATTCACCTTGTTTAATAACTTGTTGTTCTTGTTCAGTCTTTTCTTgtcttagaactgttgtgtggttttggcatcatcaaaaagggggaattTGTtgagaacttaatgaaatatcctaatcctagttttgatgataccaaaatcaataagtttcacttgtaataaactagaactgttcgaactcaagtgttagagttcttttctaatttagttgttgttctgaagactgagactgaagccggaggactgaagactgaagttgccaactgtTGACGAtttaaggcagagtcaaatactgatatttgactaactaGTCCAAGAATTagttacgactgattacttaatgcgagccatgtggactcagcggactgatactaaagtcaagtatcagttaaacattcttcctcggactgaagctccaaagcttaaaggaagccacgcactccagaagtacagccgcatcaaatgcagagatttcgaggatcgtcctttctctgcagagccttcctttttggtgattaccttttcagagacgtcgtaTCTCCTGCTCTCAAAGTAGCTGTTTTCACaaaacaaaggaacctcgaagattgaagcctcaacaaagttcaaatctatctccaacggatgaattcttgaagaccatttcagccaacagatctattcaatacctctcctataaatagagctcgatgatcacttcaatgttcaccgattcaactacataagctgaaacactGCTGAATTCTTCACTCAGcaattcaaagccattccaaagtttgaatcgaataagagaatcacaaagccaaaaatcagccactgctgattacatacattctcttagaacttaggcaaatattgtatatccaaagcctaggtataactgattacaaaGAACCtattctttgtaatctagttggcaagttttcgaacctcttttcaaccgaccgaattgagagtttgagttgtaaggagttcataccagtgttctgactccaagagatcttagtctttgtGGAAAtgcatagttttgtctcagtgaagctaagagtgagaaatccaatccagtgtgttggtactaaagattggatcttcggctgtgtaggtttgctgtgcacccgtaagcacaagcccagtgaagttgtcagtctgatcaactgaccgtggatgtaggaagtttttccgaaccacgtaaaaattcctttgttgtttatcgctttcagtatttatctttcttatctgtgcacaaacgttttatcaattgaaactgattaatagcaaagtgaaacataaaccttgacaacttgtttaatcacaaaggctatttcgaaagaaaagttttccgctgccagtaATATTAGTCGAACttataaatcttcggatagtcagtgagattcatattactcctctgttttacaaactcgactgaagcctaacgtgtatcagttaaagtctttgacttaactgataactccttactgaagagtattcagtatcagtcgccaacctAAGTCTTGTTAAACTCTTTTAACTGaaaaaggttgtgtcagtttgttttcgtttgaaaaatagcctataggtgtattcccccccccctctccatacacctattcgagaccccaagGGACCTAACACCAAGATATAGAGTGGAGCAAAGCATGGCGTCGGCGACCTGCCGGCAATCACCATGGTGCTCACTGAGTTTTCAGCATTAGTGGCAATAATTGCTCGTTGATCATCGTGGTGCTCGGCGAGTTTTCGGCGTCAGTAGCGATCCCCTAGCATAGGAGGAGTTATGTGCTGGTTGCggccggcgatcgccgccaGGGGTAGCCACATGTCCATCTTTTTCTCAGTTTTTTACATTTTCCTAGTATTTTCGGGTTTTAGACTGGGCTTTTCTCTGTACCTAGAAATAGGTCTCTTCGTTGACCCATTTAAGGGACCGCATTCACATTTTTATATTGCTAGACTTAGAACTTCATAGTTTTCATAgcttagatttattttctgcaagaattcaagattcaagTTGTTCATTAATTCAAGATTATTTtcgggttttatttatttcagtcttttcaattgctttctttttaattatatttttatttatttaattatgtttactAGTTTCTTTTCTGATTCTAGGATTTGTATGTAGTTGATTGAACTTGTGtgttgatttattgatatcattagtttgccctccaacttgtgatcaTGAAtcttggtgcttaatttcttgtgaattatcttatCAACAATTTTCATATCTAGTTGTTCGTTTTACCTCGAGACTTGAATGTATAGGTGGACTATtagaagctattctttgtgtgctatttggagttaatttattttcttgagACTTTGAATGTGATAGGTAATTTATTAACCTACTTTCATAGTTGTTCGTAAGAAAATATTATGAATATGATAGTGATATTTCATCAAGGCTGgattaaaattgataattgaATCAATATGTTGAATGCATATGTTTAATTAACGATAGTACATTTTTTAGTGTCACtatctttattatttgatttattctctttagtttattttctttgttttgagTCTCATTATTTTCTCCACCATATTTTGTTGTTGTCTGGATAttgctttagaatttattaggaTTATTCGTAGTGTTATCGATTTCTCGGTCCATATAGATAAGATACCCTGCTTACTACTTGGTATCTATTACACTACATTAGTTAGAGCATCTCCAGCCCTAATTGTTGGAGCCGGACCGAGCTGGCACGAAGAGGAGGGTGGCGGGCTGGCGCATCCCGGTGGCTTGAGGGCGGCATGTAGCTTGGTGCCGAGGCACAAAGGAAATGAGGGTGTTTGCGTGAGTAACACGCGCTCgggaaaaaaatagaaagagagaaGAGTTGCCTGGAGATAGAAGAATAGAAGAAAAGAGGTCAGGTGGGGGCGGCGTGTACTAAGGTTAAATGCTTTTGACTTTTTTTAatatcttttgttttatttattgttttttatatttttaattttaaaatttaaattttttcaattccttaaatttttttacctaatttttttattattgtaatacttttatttattgtattgtatttaaattaatgtaatgtttattgttaattttaataaaatattaaaatagaaaagtaaAAATGAGATTAATTGTAAATGAAAATTTTAGCGCCACTTATAATGCCAATGTATGCACTGAAGAGGGATGGCAttaaggtggggaccaccaatTAGTGCCACCCCTAAGCGCCAAGGAGATGCTCTTACAATtttattgctaataaaatagtctACTCACCAAATATACAAAACTAACTTTTATCTATTTCTTCAATCTTTACTTTTGTCGAACTTACCCGCTAGCTTGTTTAAGTTTTCTTTAGTATCTATTTTTATTAGATTATTGTAATACaagttatatttttaattattacatatatatttttaatggcACGGCCAGATATTTTCCTATGGGTGGCCAActtattgtaattaaaaaagTTCTCAAGAAATATTTTAAGAGACCATATCATCATTTAAATTACACCACAACATTCAAATTAGAAGTTAGTGGTCATTACTAATTTTTCTCTCTAATATATCTTAGTATTCATATTCCAAATAACTAAATGATGGAGTATTTGATTGAATTGAAGCACATATCTTGGAaatgtttaataatttattaatttactatAAAATAATCGTAACAGATCCCGCCAGAAATAGCCGATGCTAGTTGGCCGGATTTTTGTGCCAAGACAAACTGTGTCAATTTAACCGCTTAATTTAAAAATACTATGTTgctttgttattattatttttatatatttatcttaaaccatatatatatatatatatgcatggcCGCCGCCCTACGAAGAATAGTCGCCGAATATTCTCAACTTCTTAGAAATGCAAGAAAGAATTGATTTCTATAAATCTTGTTGTGATCGATCATGTCCAGCCAATACCGAAGCCAAAAAGGGAAAGGATTAATTATGAGTGAGCGCAAGGTCGTTCTGATCACCGGATGCGGCAAGGGCGGCATCGGCTACGACTACTGCAAGGCTTTCGCCGACCTCAACTGCGCCGTCTTCGCCTCCGACGTCGCCCAACGGCTGCCCGACCTGGCCGACCTGCAGTCGGAGCACGTGGAGACCCTCGAGCTCGATGTGTCCTCCGACGCGAGCGTGGCGGGCGCTGTGGATCTCGTGATCTCCCGGCGTGGGAGGATCGATATCTTGATCAACAACGCCGGGATCGGGAGCCCGGGCCCGTTGGCCGAGCTCCCGCTAGACGCGGTACGCAAGGCGTACGAGATCAACGCGCTCGGGCAGCTGCGGATGGTGCAGCGCGTGGTGCCGCACATGGCGACGTGCGGTGGTGGAAGAATCGTAAACGTGGGGAGTGTAGTTGGTGGAGTGCCGACCCCGTGGGCGGGCTCGTATTGTGCCACTAAGGCGTACGTGCATGCTATGTCGCATGCACTCCGAGTCGAGCTCAAGCCGTTTAGTATTGACGTCGTCTTGGTGCTGCCCGGGGCCGTGCGGT includes these proteins:
- the LOC131021575 gene encoding short-chain dehydrogenase ptmH-like, with protein sequence MSSQYRSQKGKGLIMSERKVVLITGCGKGGIGYDYCKAFADLNCAVFASDVAQRLPDLADLQSEHVETLELDVSSDASVAGAVDLVISRRGRIDILINNAGIGSPGPLAELPLDAVRKAYEINALGQLRMVQRVVPHMATCGGGRIVNVGSVVGGVPTPWAGSYCATKAYVHAMSHALRVELKPFSIDVVLVLPGAVRSSFGSNNVDRLKDYEWKIYKNFSDSISERARMSQSGKSMDAAVFARHVARQVVSSNPPKTITYGHMTGLFKFLSWSPLWVRDLFFTKRFKLNKVVV